The segment CGAAAACAAAGCCCAACACGAGCACAGCAAGGAGGATTCCAGCCTTCTTTCCTGGCATTACTTCTTTCCTCCTTCAATCTTCTGCCTTCGATCAAGCGGCAGGTAGGGCAGAACCGAGCCCGCAGCATCATCACTAATGATGACCTTCTCCATATCCGGATTGGAGAGAATCTTCTCCATGGTCTCCAGATACAGACGCTTGCGGGTCACGTCCTTGGCCTTGTTGTATTCGCGCAACACGGACAGGAACTTGTCGGCTTCACCCTTGGCGACCCTGATCCGGGTCTCCTTATAGGCAGCGGCCTGATTGATCAGAACAGCCGCCTGACCACGGGCCTTGGGCATCAGATCGTTGCGGTAGGCATCGGCCTCGTTGATGAAGCGGCTCTTGTCCTCACGGGCAGAGGCCACGTCCTTGAAGGCATCGATGACTTCCTTGGGCGGATGGACATCCTGAAGCTGAACAGCCAGCACGTTGATACCGCACTCGTACTTGTCCAAAATGGACTGGAGTTGCAAACGGCATTCGTTCTGAATTTCCAGCTTGCCGGTCGTCAGCACCGCGTCAATCTTGTTGTAGCCCACAACCTCGCGCATGGCCGCCTCGGCCACGGACTTGACCGTGTTTTCCTGGCCCTTCAGATTGAACAGATACTTGGCAGGGTCCTTGATCTTGTACTGCACGATGAACTGCACATCCACGATGTTCTCGTCACCGGTCAGCATCAGGGACTCTTCGGGAGTCAGACGCGAATTCTGAGTGAACTCGCTACGCCCCAGGCTCATGAAACCAACTTCCACGCGATGAACCTTGGTCACCTGCGGCTTGAGTACGGATTCAAAAGGAGCTGGCCAGTGATAATGCGGCCCAGGTTCCGTCTGGCTGCTGTACGCGCCGAAGCGTTTGACCACGCCGACCTCGTCAGGGCCTACGATGTAGATACCCGACGCCAGCCAGAGGAGCACCAGCACCCCAAGCAGTATCTTCCAACCGGGGAATCCGAAATTCTTAAACCTGTCAAAATTAACGTTCAAGTCGCCCAGATTCGGCCCATTGGGGCCTCCTGGGGGTCTCTGCCGACGTTGCTGTAATTTTTCCCAATCCCAATTCATAATAGCATCCATTAAGTTCTCAGGCTTGTGTGGTCAAGGCACAAAGGCCCTTTCCACCCGAAACCTTTCGTCTTTTACCCGATATAAACCTGTGGTACACAGCGTCCACACTGAAAAGCGGCTTGATAAATCCCACGTCGGGGTTTAATCCTTATAAATAGGATAACCTTGCCCGACAATGATAACGTTATATCACACGGGAGGATAGATGAAACCCGTCAATAAAGAGATTTTTCGTGCTTATGACATCCGCGGAATCGTGGACAAGGATTTCGACGCGGATTGGGTCGAAATCCTGGGCAAGGCATGCGGTACCTACTTCCGCCGTCAGGGAATCACAGAAGCCATTGTGGCTCATGACTGCCGCCATTCCTCGCCCGGTTATCAGGAACGCATGATCAATGGGTTGACCTCCACGGGCGTGGACGTGATCTACCTGAACATGGTGGCCACCCCACTGTTCTACTTTGCGGTTAAAAAACTTGGCCGCAAAGCAGGTGTCATGATCACCGCCAGCCACAATCCGCCCGAGTTCAACGGATTCAAGGTCTGGGCTGGTGAGTCCACCATCCATTCCGAGGAAATTCAGGAAGTCTACAAGATCATGGCTTCTGGCGAATTCGAGACCGGAAGTGGCATGGCCTCGTCCCATGACATCGTCCCCAGCTATCTGGATGATCTGTCAGCACAGGTCACTCTCGAGCGACCTGTCAAGATCGTACTGGACGGCGGCAATGGCGCTGGGGGCGAAGTCTGTGCCGAGTTGCTCAGGCGTATCGGAGCCGAGGTCATCGAGCAGTACACCCGGCCTGATGGCGACTTCCCCAATCACCATCCCGACCCCACGGTGCCCAAGTACATGGCTGACCTCATCAAACGGGTCCCGGCCGAAGGCGCAGAGCTGGGCATCGGCCTGGATGGTGATGCGGACCGCATCGGCGTCATCGATGAAAACGGCAAAATGATCTACGGCGACCAGCTGTTGTCCATCTATGCCCGCGACATTCTGACCCGCCACCCGGGAGCCTCCGTCATCGGTGAGGTCAAGTGCACCCACCTGATGTACAAGGATATTACCGAGCACGGAGGCGACGCCATCATGAACGCCACTGGCCACTCGCTGATCAAGGCCAGGATGCAGGAAACAGGTGCGCTGCTGGCAGGTGAGATGAGCGGACACATGTTCTTCGCGGACCGCTACTACGGATTCGACGACGCTCTGTATTCGGCCCTGCGCATCGTGGACATCGTTGCTCGCACTCCGGGCAAACCCATCAGCACCTACCTTGAAGACTGGCCAAAGACGTTCAACACCCCCGAGATTCGTCAGGAGTGCCCGGACGCCATCAAGTTCGACGTGGTCAAACGCGCTCAAGAGTTCTTCAAGGACGACTATGATGTCATCGATGTGGATGGAGTACGCATCGTCTTCCCCGACGGATGGGGACTGCTACGCGCCTCCAACACCCAGCCCGTGCTGGTGCTGCGATTTGAGGCCGAAAGCGCCGAGCGTCTGGAAGAAATCCGCAAGGTCATTGAAGTCCCATTGGCTCAATGGATCAAGGAAATGAGCTAAGAACCCTCTGGCAGACCAGAATAAACATAAATAGTTGGGAAGCAGGGAACCTCCTGTTTCCAACAACTTGTGCAGGGAAAAGGAGAAAGGACATGCCCAAGATACTTGTTGCCAGCGCCATGGAGCGTTGCATTGGCTGCCATTCCTGTTCCCTGGCCTGCGCACGTCTGGTCCACGACAGCCTGTCCTGGACCCGTGCGGGGATTCGCATCGGGTCGGCAGGCGGCCTGTCCACGGGATTCGAGGCCACGGTCTGCGTGGCCTGCGACCCGGCACCCTGCGCCGAAGCCTGCCCCACAGGAGCCTTCACCCAACGCAAAGGCGGAGGCGTCAAGGTCAAGCGCGAACTGTGCATCCGCTGCGGCGAATGCGCCAAGGTCTGTCCGGTGGCCGCCATCAGCATGAGCCCGGAAGACGGCTTCCCCTATGTCTGCATCCACTGTGGACGCTGCGTGTCCTTCTGTCCGCACGAATGCCTGGAACTTGCCGAAGCCCCCAAACGCAGGGGCCGGCCCCTGCCCGTGGAAACCACCGAGGGAGACCATCATGAGTAATCGCCCATTCCACATCATGCATGTCGATATGCAGACCGGACGAGGTGAACGCTCGGATTTCCTGTCGCCTGCAGAATGTCTGGGAGGTTCCGGGCTGGCAGCCAAGCTCTATGAGCATTTCGGTCACCCGGAACTGCCCGCCCTACACCCTGATCAACCACTGATCTTCGCCATCGGCCCCCTGACCGGGCATTTCCCCCTGATGAGCAAAGTGGTCTGCGGCTTCAAGTCTCCCTACAACGAACAATACGCCGAAAGCCACGCCGGTGGACGACTTGCCCTGTCCATGCGTTTTGCCGGCTACGACGCTCTGGTGGTTACCGGACGTTCGGAGCGACTGTCCTCGCTCTTCCTGGCCGGACGTGGCCTGCGCGTGGAAGATGTGGAGTACATGCGCGGACGCGACGTCTTTACCACTGGCAAATACCTGCGCCGTCGGGCCGCAACAGCCGGCCATCGCAGCATCTTCCGCATCGGCCCTGCGGGTGAAAACCTCTGTTCCTACGCCTGCATCAATGTGGATTCCTTCCGCCATTTCGGGCGGCTGGGCTCCGGTGCGGTCATGGGCGCCAAAAACCTGAAGGCCGTGGTAGTGGAAGGTGATCGAGAACTGCCTCTGGCCGGGGGCAAGGATTACAAGAAACTTTTCAAGGCCATCTATTCCGACCTGACCGGCACGGACATGATGAGCAAGTATCACAACCTGGGCACTGCCGAGAACCTGCTGGCCCTGAATGAACTCTCGGCCCTGCCCTGGAACAACCTCCAGAAGACAAAGCGCCCGGAGATAGACGGCATCTCTGGCGAGCGCATTGCCGAGCAATTACTGCTCAGACAGACCGCTTGCGCGGGTTGTCCGGTAGGCTGCATTCATATCGGCCTGCTACGGGAAAAATTTGCCAGCGAGAATGAATACCTCTACCGCCAGGTCTCTTACGACTACGAACCCGTCTTTGCCTGCGGCTCCATGCTGGGACTGACCAACGCCTCGGATGTGCTGGCCGTTCTGGATGCCTGCGAACGCCAGGGCATGGATGTGATGAGTGCCGGCGTGGCCCTGGCCTGGGCCGCCGAAGCCCTGGAAAAGGGCCTTATCAGCGAACAGGAGACCCTGCTCCCGCTGGCCTTCGGTGACTCCAAGGGCTTCATCGCCGCCATGGACTGCTTGGGAGGCCGGACAAACGAATTCTACGAAATCCTGGCACGCGGGGCCATGGTTGCCGCCGAGCACTATGGCGGAGAGGACTTTGCCTGCGTACTGGGCCAGGAGATGGCCGGTTACGCCACAGGAGAAGTCTTCTACGTCTCCCAGGCCATGGGCTTCAGACATTCACATCTGGACAGCGGCGGTTATTCATACGACCAGTCCGCCAAGGACAAGGATGTGGACAAGGCCGTGAAGTTCATGGTCGACGACGAACGTGGCCGGGTGATGCTGACCAGCATGGTTTCCTGCCTGTTTGCGCGCAAAATCTACTCCAATGAACGTGTGGCAGAGGCTCTGAGTTCCGTGGGTCTGCAAGACACCGCCACGAACCTCGAGGCTCTGGCCGGGGAGATGCAACGCCTGCGCTGGCGCCTCAAACTGACCACCGGGTTTGATCCGACGCAGGCCCGTGTGCCCAAACGGTTCATGGAGGTCGTCACCTGGAAAGGCGCGATGGACCCGAAGTATCTGGCGGCGCTTCAGGAGGCCTATTCGCGATCCATACTGGACCTTGGTGCCAACCCGTCGTAACCTCTGCACTTACAAATTCTTAACACTCGTTTTCAACACACGAGAGTGGATACGTGCGCAAAAAAATCATCATTGCCATCCTTGTCTTTGCCATTGCCGCCCTGGGCCTGTTCTGGACCACCCGCAGTGGTGACGGCAAAATCGAAGTCCTGAACACCGCCCGCGTGGCCCGCGGCGAAGTCCGTAACCAGTTGGAGGCCACGGGCATCGTCAAAGCGCAGGTCGGGGCCATCGTCAAGATCGGGGCCCAGGCCACTGGGCGCATCACCACAATGAACGTCCGCGTGGGTGACCCAGTGACTCAGGGCGACCTGATCGCCGTGATCGATGACCGCGAACTCAAGGCCTCCGAAGCCGAAGCCCTGGCTCGCCGCGAACATGCCCGAGCCGAGTTCTCACGGGTCAAAACCACGTCCCCCCTGCGTGTCAACGAGGCCGAAGCCGAGCTGAACGCCGCGGCCGCCGAGCTGGATTACGCGATTCTGTCCTTCGAGCGTCAGCGCCAGTTGGCCGAGGCCGATCTGGTCGCCCAAGATGCCCTGGACGATGCCCGCCAGAATGCAGCGGTCAAGAAAAGCGCTCTGCGCGTCAAGGTCTCGGCCCTGGAACGCATCCGCTTCGAAACCGTCGAGGATCAGCGCAAGGCCCAAAAGACCCTGGCGCAGGAGCAGGCAGCTCTGGATTCCATCCGCACCCGGCTGTCCTACACGCGCATCATCAGCCCATTGACCGGGGTGGTCAGCCAGGTTGCAGCCCAGGAAGGAGAAACCGTGGTCACGGGCCTGGAAGTGGCCAACCTGATCACCGTGCTCGATCCCACACGCCTGGAGATGTGGATTTACGTTGATGAAACAGACATCGGGCGAGTGCGCCCGGGGCTGCCCGTTGAGTTCCAGGTGGACGCCTACCCCGGTGACATCTTCAACGGGACCATCGACCAGATCTATCCCGAACCGGAAATCCGCGACAATATCGTCTACTATCAGGCACTGGTTCGGCTGGACAAGGATCAGGCCCTGCGCCTGCGCCCCGAGATGACCACCCAGAGCCAGATCATTGTGGAAATCAAGAAAGACGTCCTGGCCCTGCCCAATGCCGCTCTGAAATGGGTGGGCGGCGAGCAGGTTGTCTTCGTGTCTGAAGGAAAGGATGTCCGCAAGGCATATCCGGAACTCGGGTTGGCCGGAGTCACACATTCCGAAGTGCTC is part of the Desulfovibrio ferrophilus genome and harbors:
- the hflK gene encoding FtsH protease activity modulator HflK → MNWDWEKLQQRRQRPPGGPNGPNLGDLNVNFDRFKNFGFPGWKILLGVLVLLWLASGIYIVGPDEVGVVKRFGAYSSQTEPGPHYHWPAPFESVLKPQVTKVHRVEVGFMSLGRSEFTQNSRLTPEESLMLTGDENIVDVQFIVQYKIKDPAKYLFNLKGQENTVKSVAEAAMREVVGYNKIDAVLTTGKLEIQNECRLQLQSILDKYECGINVLAVQLQDVHPPKEVIDAFKDVASAREDKSRFINEADAYRNDLMPKARGQAAVLINQAAAYKETRIRVAKGEADKFLSVLREYNKAKDVTRKRLYLETMEKILSNPDMEKVIISDDAAGSVLPYLPLDRRQKIEGGKK
- a CDS encoding phosphomannomutase/phosphoglucomutase → MKPVNKEIFRAYDIRGIVDKDFDADWVEILGKACGTYFRRQGITEAIVAHDCRHSSPGYQERMINGLTSTGVDVIYLNMVATPLFYFAVKKLGRKAGVMITASHNPPEFNGFKVWAGESTIHSEEIQEVYKIMASGEFETGSGMASSHDIVPSYLDDLSAQVTLERPVKIVLDGGNGAGGEVCAELLRRIGAEVIEQYTRPDGDFPNHHPDPTVPKYMADLIKRVPAEGAELGIGLDGDADRIGVIDENGKMIYGDQLLSIYARDILTRHPGASVIGEVKCTHLMYKDITEHGGDAIMNATGHSLIKARMQETGALLAGEMSGHMFFADRYYGFDDALYSALRIVDIVARTPGKPISTYLEDWPKTFNTPEIRQECPDAIKFDVVKRAQEFFKDDYDVIDVDGVRIVFPDGWGLLRASNTQPVLVLRFEAESAERLEEIRKVIEVPLAQWIKEMS
- a CDS encoding 4Fe-4S binding protein, with translation MPKILVASAMERCIGCHSCSLACARLVHDSLSWTRAGIRIGSAGGLSTGFEATVCVACDPAPCAEACPTGAFTQRKGGGVKVKRELCIRCGECAKVCPVAAISMSPEDGFPYVCIHCGRCVSFCPHECLELAEAPKRRGRPLPVETTEGDHHE
- a CDS encoding aldehyde ferredoxin oxidoreductase N-terminal domain-containing protein — its product is MSNRPFHIMHVDMQTGRGERSDFLSPAECLGGSGLAAKLYEHFGHPELPALHPDQPLIFAIGPLTGHFPLMSKVVCGFKSPYNEQYAESHAGGRLALSMRFAGYDALVVTGRSERLSSLFLAGRGLRVEDVEYMRGRDVFTTGKYLRRRAATAGHRSIFRIGPAGENLCSYACINVDSFRHFGRLGSGAVMGAKNLKAVVVEGDRELPLAGGKDYKKLFKAIYSDLTGTDMMSKYHNLGTAENLLALNELSALPWNNLQKTKRPEIDGISGERIAEQLLLRQTACAGCPVGCIHIGLLREKFASENEYLYRQVSYDYEPVFACGSMLGLTNASDVLAVLDACERQGMDVMSAGVALAWAAEALEKGLISEQETLLPLAFGDSKGFIAAMDCLGGRTNEFYEILARGAMVAAEHYGGEDFACVLGQEMAGYATGEVFYVSQAMGFRHSHLDSGGYSYDQSAKDKDVDKAVKFMVDDERGRVMLTSMVSCLFARKIYSNERVAEALSSVGLQDTATNLEALAGEMQRLRWRLKLTTGFDPTQARVPKRFMEVVTWKGAMDPKYLAALQEAYSRSILDLGANPS
- a CDS encoding efflux RND transporter periplasmic adaptor subunit; its protein translation is MRKKIIIAILVFAIAALGLFWTTRSGDGKIEVLNTARVARGEVRNQLEATGIVKAQVGAIVKIGAQATGRITTMNVRVGDPVTQGDLIAVIDDRELKASEAEALARREHARAEFSRVKTTSPLRVNEAEAELNAAAAELDYAILSFERQRQLAEADLVAQDALDDARQNAAVKKSALRVKVSALERIRFETVEDQRKAQKTLAQEQAALDSIRTRLSYTRIISPLTGVVSQVAAQEGETVVTGLEVANLITVLDPTRLEMWIYVDETDIGRVRPGLPVEFQVDAYPGDIFNGTIDQIYPEPEIRDNIVYYQALVRLDKDQALRLRPEMTTQSQIIVEIKKDVLALPNAALKWVGGEQVVFVSEGKDVRKAYPELGLAGVTHSEVLSGLSEGDTVATQLVLPGQKKKKD